From a region of the Castor canadensis chromosome 7, mCasCan1.hap1v2, whole genome shotgun sequence genome:
- the LOC109701911 gene encoding cytochrome P450 2C3-like isoform X1, which translates to MDLFIILGIGLSCLILFSLWSKCYVKQKLPPGPIPFPIVGNIIQLNSKNISTSLSMLAKEYGPVFTLYFGMKPTVVLHGYEAVKEALIDRAEEFSGRGSFPVIDKISQGLGVVFSNGDRWKQTRRFSLMVLRNMGMGRKTVEEQIQEEALCLVDAIKKTNGSPCDPSFLLACVPCNVISSIIFQNRFDYDDKKLYSLIEYFHDNIRILSTHWILLYNTFPILHYLPGSHNELFKNFAGQKEFILEKVKEHQDSLDPNNPRDFIDYFLIRMEKEKHNKKSEFTMENLIITIWDMFSAGIDTTSTTMRYGLLLLLKHPEISARIQEEIERVIGRNRRPCMQDRSRMPYTDAVVHEIQRYVDLVPINMPHEVTKDIWFRGYFIPKGTDILTSLSSVLYDEKEFPNPEKFDPSHFLDKNGNFKKSDYFMPFSAGKRVCVGEGLARMELFLVLTNILQNFTLKSLVDPKEIDTSPSLSGFITVPPSFELSFIPV; encoded by the exons ATGGATCTCTTCATCATCCTGGGGATTGgtctttcttgtttgattcttttttctctgtggaGCAAATGCTATGTTAAACAGAAGCTCCCACCTGGCCCAATTCCTTTCCCAATTGTTGGAAATATCATACAGTTAAATTCTAAGAATATCAGCACATCCTTAAGCATG CTAGCAAAAGAATATGGTCCTGTGTTCACTTTGTATTTTGGAATGAAGCCCACTGTGGTATTGCATGGATATGAAGCAGTGAAGGAAGCCCTGATTGACCGAGCAGAGGAGTTTTCTGGCAGAGGGAGTTTCCCAGTGATTGACAAAATCTCTCAAGGATTAG gtGTTGTTTTCAGCAATGGAGATAGATGGAAGCAAACCCGGCGCTTCTCTCTCATGGTTTTGAGAAATATGGGGATGGGGAGGAAAACTGTAGAAGAGCAAATTCAAGAGGAAGCCTTGTGTCTGGTGGATGCCATCAAAAAAACCAACG GATCTCCCTGTGATCCTAGTTTTCTTTTGGCCTGTGTTCCCTGCAATGTGATCTCCTCAATCATTTTCCAGAATCGTTTTGACTATGATGATAAGAAATTATACAGCTTGATTGAATACTTTCATGATAATATCAGAATTTTAAGCACTCATTGGATATTG ctCTACAACACCTTTCCTATTTTACATTACCTCCCAGGAAGTCataatgaattatttaaaaactttgcTGGCCAAAAAgagtttattttggagaaagtaaaGGAACATCAAGACTCTCTGGACCCCAATAACCCTCGGGACTTTATTGACTATTTCTTGATTAGAATGGAAAAG gaaaaacacaataaaaagtcTGAATTTACTATGGAAAATCTCATCATTACCATATGGGATATGTTCAGTGCCGGAATAGATACAACAAGTACCACAATGAGATATGGACTTTTGCTCTTGTTGAAGCATCCAGAGATCTCAG CTAGAATCCAGGAGGAGATTGAACGTGTGATTGGCAGAAACCGGAGGCCTTGCATGCAGGACAGGAGCCGCATGCCCTACACAGATGCTGTGGTGCATGAGATCCAGAGATATGTTGACCTGGTTCCAATAAATATGCCCCATGAAGTGACTAAGGACATATGGTTCAGAGGATATTTTATTCCAAAG GGCACAGACATATTAACATCTCTGTCTTCTGTGCTGTATGATGAAAAAGAGTTTCCCAACCCTGAGAAGTTTGACCCCAGCCACTTTCTGGATAAAAATGGCAACTTTAAGAAGAGTGACTACTTCATGCCATTTTCAGCAG gaaaaagaGTCTGTGTTGGAGAGGGTCTGGCCCGCATGGAGCTGTTTTTAGTCCTGACCAACATTTTACAGAATTTTACATTGAAATCTCTGGTTGATCCAAAGGAAATTGATACCTCCCCCAGTCTGTCTGGTTTTATCACTGTACCCCCCTCCTTTGAGTTATCTTTTATTCCAGTCTGA
- the LOC109701911 gene encoding cytochrome P450 2C3-like isoform X2, which translates to MDLFIILGIGLSCLILFSLWSKCYVKQKLPPGPIPFPIVGNIIQLNSKNISTSLSMLAKEYGPVFTLYFGMKPTVVLHGYEAVKEALIDRAEEFSGRGSFPVIDKISQGLGVVFSNGDRWKQTRRFSLMVLRNMGMGRKTVEEQIQEEALCLVDAIKKTNGSHNELFKNFAGQKEFILEKVKEHQDSLDPNNPRDFIDYFLIRMEKEKHNKKSEFTMENLIITIWDMFSAGIDTTSTTMRYGLLLLLKHPEISARIQEEIERVIGRNRRPCMQDRSRMPYTDAVVHEIQRYVDLVPINMPHEVTKDIWFRGYFIPKGTDILTSLSSVLYDEKEFPNPEKFDPSHFLDKNGNFKKSDYFMPFSAGKRVCVGEGLARMELFLVLTNILQNFTLKSLVDPKEIDTSPSLSGFITVPPSFELSFIPV; encoded by the exons ATGGATCTCTTCATCATCCTGGGGATTGgtctttcttgtttgattcttttttctctgtggaGCAAATGCTATGTTAAACAGAAGCTCCCACCTGGCCCAATTCCTTTCCCAATTGTTGGAAATATCATACAGTTAAATTCTAAGAATATCAGCACATCCTTAAGCATG CTAGCAAAAGAATATGGTCCTGTGTTCACTTTGTATTTTGGAATGAAGCCCACTGTGGTATTGCATGGATATGAAGCAGTGAAGGAAGCCCTGATTGACCGAGCAGAGGAGTTTTCTGGCAGAGGGAGTTTCCCAGTGATTGACAAAATCTCTCAAGGATTAG gtGTTGTTTTCAGCAATGGAGATAGATGGAAGCAAACCCGGCGCTTCTCTCTCATGGTTTTGAGAAATATGGGGATGGGGAGGAAAACTGTAGAAGAGCAAATTCAAGAGGAAGCCTTGTGTCTGGTGGATGCCATCAAAAAAACCAACG GAAGTCataatgaattatttaaaaactttgcTGGCCAAAAAgagtttattttggagaaagtaaaGGAACATCAAGACTCTCTGGACCCCAATAACCCTCGGGACTTTATTGACTATTTCTTGATTAGAATGGAAAAG gaaaaacacaataaaaagtcTGAATTTACTATGGAAAATCTCATCATTACCATATGGGATATGTTCAGTGCCGGAATAGATACAACAAGTACCACAATGAGATATGGACTTTTGCTCTTGTTGAAGCATCCAGAGATCTCAG CTAGAATCCAGGAGGAGATTGAACGTGTGATTGGCAGAAACCGGAGGCCTTGCATGCAGGACAGGAGCCGCATGCCCTACACAGATGCTGTGGTGCATGAGATCCAGAGATATGTTGACCTGGTTCCAATAAATATGCCCCATGAAGTGACTAAGGACATATGGTTCAGAGGATATTTTATTCCAAAG GGCACAGACATATTAACATCTCTGTCTTCTGTGCTGTATGATGAAAAAGAGTTTCCCAACCCTGAGAAGTTTGACCCCAGCCACTTTCTGGATAAAAATGGCAACTTTAAGAAGAGTGACTACTTCATGCCATTTTCAGCAG gaaaaagaGTCTGTGTTGGAGAGGGTCTGGCCCGCATGGAGCTGTTTTTAGTCCTGACCAACATTTTACAGAATTTTACATTGAAATCTCTGGTTGATCCAAAGGAAATTGATACCTCCCCCAGTCTGTCTGGTTTTATCACTGTACCCCCCTCCTTTGAGTTATCTTTTATTCCAGTCTGA